The window TACTTGTATGTCTTCAGCGGTCACAGTGGCGAGGCACATGGATTTGGCAAAGATTTGCTAGTTAATCACTTTCGCAAGACTCGCTTTGATGATCCTCAGGCGGAGTGGGAAGAGTTGGCAATGCACGACTCTGCTCAGAGTACGGCTCTCGTCAGTGATGGCGTATCCCTCTATCGAATTGGCGGACTCTCCTTTTTGAATGGGGAGAAAGAAAACGAAGTCCTGTTTAATTCCACTGCCTACTTCACGCGATACGATTTGGATAATGACAACTGGACTGAATTACCGCCGCTGCCTGTCCCACGTTCATCGCACGACGCCGCGGTTGTCGGTCGAACGGTCTACGTTGTTGGTGGTTGGAATCTTCAAGGTGAGGGTTCTCGAGATGCACCGTGGCATGACAAAATGCACGGCTTTGATCTGGATGATCCTGATGCTGGTTGGCAAACGTTGGATGGACCTGGTTACGATTTGCGAGCCCTGTCCGCGGCCTCGCACCAGGGAAAACTGTACGTTGCGGGTGGAATTAGTCCTACTGGATTCTTAAGAAAAACATTCATCTACGATCCTGCTCAAGGGGAATGGACTCAAGGGCCAGACTTGTTCAATGATAGCGCAATGACTGGATTCGCCACCAGTATGTTTGCCGCGGGCGATTATCTTTACTGCACAGGTGCTTCGGGCGTTGTCTATCGATTGGCCGATGACGGTGGAGCTTGGGAGGTAGCGGACCGACTGCTATTTCCACGGATGTTTCTCCGTTTGCTTCCGGTGGGTACGGAACGGCTCATCGCAGTTGGCGGCACGGGTGGCGTGATCGGCCGTACCGCTGCGATCGAATCGCTAAGTGTCGATCCGAAATCGAAAGTCGGTCCGAAATTAGTTTCCTGGTCATTACCCTATGAGGGGGATGCCAAACATAGCCAGACTTTGATCATGGACGGCACAAAGCTTTATGCTTTTGGTGGTAACAAGAGTTGGGAGCCTCATGACTTCAGCCGGGAGGCTTTTGTCAAACAGGCATTTGTATTCGATGTCCCAAATCAGAGGGTGGAGCAGTTACCGGATATGCCGATGCCGGTGCAAAGTGGTGCTGGCGCCATTAATCGCCACAATAGCGAGCATCAAACCTTGGTTGTGGCCGGTGGTATGAATCATGCATCCTCCCAATTTTCGGCTCTACGAACTATTCTCGAGTTCGATCCGAACCTCAAGCAATGGTCTCAATCGGAAATCTCTCTGCCTGCACCTCGTTCAATGGCAGCGGCGGTCAATTTTGACGATGCGATCTGGATTTTCGGAGGTAGTGATGCGGGTTCGGGACACCGTCTGTGTGAAACCATCTTGCATTGGTGGGGAGATCAGACTGCAGTTGCGCCCTTGCCCGACGTCAAGCTGCCGCACGATCGACGTTCCTATGGCGGAGCAAGGATCGGTGATGAATTCTTTCTGATTGGCGGCCTCGGCGAAAAGATGAGCATCGAAACCAGTGTCGATGTTTTTGATATGAAAAATCGAACTTGGCGGGAAGCCAGTTCACCTCTCGTATCGCGGTTGTTTCCTAGTGTTGCGGTTGATGGAAAAAGAATTTATCTGTTTGGCGGATTCAGTAACTCAGGCGGGATTTTTTCGGAATGTTCATCGCTCGAAGTGTATGACAGTGAGACGAACGTTTGGAGTACCGTGGCTGAATCAATTGATGGAGTCGATGCTTCGATGAGGCTGTTTAACATTGCTGGACGACTGCTTTTTTTTGGCGTCGATCGTGAGAATGATCATCAAGTCAAATTTGTATTGTTTGATCCTGATCCCACAGTGATGCCTGAGGCAGTGGCAGCGATGAATTTTATGAGTCGAAGTCGCGGTGGGGATACCGAGCGAAATGCAAAGGCGCTCTTGCGCCGTGATACAGACAAGGATGGATTTCTTAGTCAGGAGGAACTCGGAAAACGTATGGCGACATTCTTTGTTGACGCCGATGTCAATGCGGATGAACGAGTGAGCTTCCAGGAATTAAAAACAAAGCTCGAGGCGGATGAAAAGGCTGCTGCCGCAGACCAGCGCGATGCGGAATCGAAAGAGCAGCAAGAGGATGTTGAGCCTGCAGCATCGAACTCCGATCGCACACCAGATTCAAATCACAAGGATAAACCGACGAAAGTGGATTCCAATCCCAAGGATGACAAGGGGACAGCCTAGCCGAGCAAAGCTAATTGCACGCCTCGAATCGTCAGCCAGGATTGACAAGAGTTAAGCGTGTTGATGCGTCTGATCGCCTGATCAAAAATTTAGCCTGGTCGGGAATTCGTTGCTTCTTCTTACAACGCGTTCAAAGCTTGACGGATTCCCAATCTCATTCAAATTCAGAAAAAAACGACGCAAGGATAAACTTCGATGAAATGGTACCTGCTGATCAGCGTCCTGCTTTTCACTGTCGCTATCGCCATTGCTCCGGTAGATCGCCAAGCGAGCGATCTACGCGCAGAGGATGCGTCGGCGGGTACTGCCAAATCAGGAGTGACCGACGAGGGGTTACACGTTTGGTTTTCACTCGAACGTCCCAAGGGTCGCCGTTACCGCCGGCCTTATTTGGCTGTCTGGCTGGAAGACGAAGACGGTTTTCCCGTAAAAACAGGTGTGCTGTGGCTGCAAACCGATCAGCCAGGTCCTCGATGGCATCGAGACCTGACCCGCTGGTACAGGAATGATCGGATGCGGAAATTGGTCGAAAAAAACGATTTGATCGATGGTGTCTCGGGAGCAACTCGTGGGCCGGGCAATTACCAGGCTCACTTCGACGGTACGGATAATACCGGAAAACAACTTCCGAATGGAGAGTACACTCTGTGCTTGGAAGCTGCCCGTGAGCATGGAACTTATAAAATTATCCGCGAAAAGATTCGGTGGGGTGGTGAGCAAATTGCAAAAAAAGATCTCAACGGGAATATTGAGATCCCAAGAGCGTCCTATCAGTTCGTCCCCTTGCAGCAATAGGCTTTCTTGTTCGCCACCATGAGCTCCAGTAAGTTCTATCCCAGCTTTCGAAAAGAGTGGTACAGGAAAAGTGCTGCTGCCTTTCGTTGGTTGCACATTTATCTCTCGATGCTCGGTTTCGGGGCCATCATGTTCTTTGCCGTGACTGGTATCACGCTTAACCATCCCACATGGCTTGGTGGAAGCGAACAGTATGTCGAAGATATCTCTGGGGAAATTCCTGTTGAGTGGTTGCGGAAGAACCCAACGGAGTTAGAAATTGCAGAGACGCTTCGCGAGCGTCACCGGTTGCGAGGCCGAGTAAAAGAATTCGAGAGCGACGAGTACGAATTTATGCTCGTCTACAAGACCCCCGGATATGCGGCTGACGTTTTTATTGACCGTGAAACTGGGAATTACAGCGTGACTGTGACTTCCACCAATCTCGTTGCGGTGATGAATGATCTGCACAAAGGGCGCGACAGTGGCGCCGTCTGGAATATCTTGGTGATTGACGGTTCAGCGATACTGATGCTATTGTTTTCACTCTCTGGATTCGGGCTTTTGTTCTATATCAAACGGCGCCGAATGACCGGGTTGACGACTGCTGTCGTTGGGACACTTCTAATGTTCGGAATTTGGATTTGGTGGATTCCTTGAACAGCCTCTCTGACTTCGAGTCAACGGAAATGATCGGTTTGTAATGGCGGATTCGCACGCTCCCGCCTGTTTCTAATCGACACGATCGTCGGCAATGCTGCGTGCATGACCGAAAGCATTTCAACGAAACGGAGCGATGCCATTGGGCACGGTAATGCCAACGAAGACGGAGTTTTTGATTGTAATGATTTGGCGCGACGCTTTTAGGCGAGTGAGTGCAGGAATGCGGCAGTTGGCGGTGACTTTGTAGTGAAGCGACTGCCCTTGGGCTGATCGCCACCTGGTCTGCAGGATTTCATGGTGGGTAGAACTTTCACTGTCGCGTCTATTGAAAAGGTAGACTTTCTGGTAACGGTTATTTTCTGAAGCAGTTTTTAGGTCGATTCTGAGGTTGGCACACGTGGAATTCAGATATCTCGAATCGGATGAGATTCCGAAATTGAGTTGGTGTGGCTGCCTTGAAAAAGGTAATGACGAAGTTTTCGTTGTTCATGGTAACGGAGTTGAGACGACCGACCGCTGTTTTCATGAGGGCGTCTGGTCCGGACAATTTGCAGACCATGCGATTGACCAAGCCATCATGATGTCTGGATCGGGGGCTCGCGTTTTCAAAGACGACGTCCTCTTCGTTACCCCTTCTCATCTCGGTGAAAAAATCTACACGGCTCAACGTGGATCGTTGTTTTATGCCGCGAATTCACTTACGTGTCTCTTTGCCGCTTTGGGAGAGAAGCCATCGATTGACGAACCAGACTATCATTTTCGGGTTTTGGAGTCATATCGACGTGGAAACAGTGTTGAATGTATTGACCTAAAGACGGATTCCGGAAATTCAATTCAAATACGGAATACAGCGAATTTTTATGTCGGGCGTGATTTGCAAATTCGCGTAACGCCAAAACCGGTTTCTCCATTTCCAAAGAATTTCGACATTTACATCGAGTCGCTCCGTGAGGTATCTGCGAGGTTGATCGCAAACGCGACGGACGTACAACGCAAGCAGTCTTTCATTCCACTCACCACGGTCAGCGTAGGATATGATTCCACGGCCGTAGCAGCCCTCGCTGTTTCATTGGGTTATTCCGATGCGTTGTGCATCCAATCAACGTTGGAAGACGGTCGGTCGGTTGCCGAACGGCTTGGTATGAATGTGATGACCATCGACAGAGAAGCATTCATGCGGAAGAAGTGCAATTCTTCAGAATTCTATGTTCTTGGGCTGGGGCACGCTTCGGTGTTTTCGGAAGTTGAGTCGGAATTGCCAGGGCGACTGCTGCTTACCGGATATTACGGTGATTCCATATGGTCTTTAAATCGCGAGATCTTCGAAGGGGCGGAGATATCCAGCATGCCCACTCCTGAGGGGATATCGCACGCTGAATTTCGGTTGCGTGTCGGATATTGCACGATGGCGCTTGCATCGTTCGGTGCGGAGCATGGCGTTCAAATACAAGCTGTTTCTCGATCCAGAGAAATGCGGGCGTGGCAAACACGTCCCCGGAGTTACAGTCGGCCCATTCCGCGGCGAATGGTCGAAGCTCAAGGAGTCCCTCGGGGATTTTTCGGCCAGGTGAAGAAAGCCACGGGGCATGTCTTTATTTGGGACTCAATGTCCCCGAGTTTAAAACGGGAATTTAGGAATTTCTTGGCTCAGATCCCCGAAACGTTATTGGAAGATCGGCGTTCTCTGGCTGCAAGAGCAGGGGGATTCGGAATC is drawn from Pirellulaceae bacterium and contains these coding sequences:
- a CDS encoding PepSY-associated TM helix domain-containing protein, producing MSSSKFYPSFRKEWYRKSAAAFRWLHIYLSMLGFGAIMFFAVTGITLNHPTWLGGSEQYVEDISGEIPVEWLRKNPTELEIAETLRERHRLRGRVKEFESDEYEFMLVYKTPGYAADVFIDRETGNYSVTVTSTNLVAVMNDLHKGRDSGAVWNILVIDGSAILMLLFSLSGFGLLFYIKRRRMTGLTTAVVGTLLMFGIWIWWIP
- a CDS encoding DUF2271 domain-containing protein, with amino-acid sequence MKWYLLISVLLFTVAIAIAPVDRQASDLRAEDASAGTAKSGVTDEGLHVWFSLERPKGRRYRRPYLAVWLEDEDGFPVKTGVLWLQTDQPGPRWHRDLTRWYRNDRMRKLVEKNDLIDGVSGATRGPGNYQAHFDGTDNTGKQLPNGEYTLCLEAAREHGTYKIIREKIRWGGEQIAKKDLNGNIEIPRASYQFVPLQQ
- a CDS encoding kelch repeat-containing protein, with the translated sequence MKFRLLMLFAAANTVLSPTMTWSQDPITPPLTVSTSKIHKPLPESLTSFGAAVVDDYLYVFSGHSGEAHGFGKDLLVNHFRKTRFDDPQAEWEELAMHDSAQSTALVSDGVSLYRIGGLSFLNGEKENEVLFNSTAYFTRYDLDNDNWTELPPLPVPRSSHDAAVVGRTVYVVGGWNLQGEGSRDAPWHDKMHGFDLDDPDAGWQTLDGPGYDLRALSAASHQGKLYVAGGISPTGFLRKTFIYDPAQGEWTQGPDLFNDSAMTGFATSMFAAGDYLYCTGASGVVYRLADDGGAWEVADRLLFPRMFLRLLPVGTERLIAVGGTGGVIGRTAAIESLSVDPKSKVGPKLVSWSLPYEGDAKHSQTLIMDGTKLYAFGGNKSWEPHDFSREAFVKQAFVFDVPNQRVEQLPDMPMPVQSGAGAINRHNSEHQTLVVAGGMNHASSQFSALRTILEFDPNLKQWSQSEISLPAPRSMAAAVNFDDAIWIFGGSDAGSGHRLCETILHWWGDQTAVAPLPDVKLPHDRRSYGGARIGDEFFLIGGLGEKMSIETSVDVFDMKNRTWREASSPLVSRLFPSVAVDGKRIYLFGGFSNSGGIFSECSSLEVYDSETNVWSTVAESIDGVDASMRLFNIAGRLLFFGVDRENDHQVKFVLFDPDPTVMPEAVAAMNFMSRSRGGDTERNAKALLRRDTDKDGFLSQEELGKRMATFFVDADVNADERVSFQELKTKLEADEKAAAADQRDAESKEQQEDVEPAASNSDRTPDSNHKDKPTKVDSNPKDDKGTA